The following nucleotide sequence is from Dehalogenimonas formicexedens.
GAAGCCTGGTGCGGTCGGTAAGTTCGAAGAATAGTTTTTTAAGCTCTGATATTTCCCCGACAAGATATAACTGTTTAGATTTATCGAATTCAGATAACGAGTTCTGGCTCCTGAGATCGAGCCTGGATAATTGGAGTTCTTCCTGCTCAATCCGGCAGGCGATAGTGTAGGCTTCAGCAGCTATACGACGCCCGTCTTCCATCCCGATTTCCAGCTAATAACCCAATATATATTATAGTCCCCAAACAAAGCTTTTTGGTTATTAAAGTCTATAAAAGTCCTATACATAAAATCTCATAACCTGAAATTACGCCCATCCCGGTTTTGTACCTATCGCAAACGATCGTTGAAGCGTTACGGAAGGCCAGACCTCCCCAACCCCGCCGGTTCCGGTAATCTGCAGCCTGATGCTTACCTGGGAAAAGATGGCCGGCGAGAAATTCAGAGCCCGGATGGGGAATCGCCTGCCTAGATGGTTTCTTCCGAAGCCGGGGCTTCTCCATCGATTCCCGGTGTCAGGCTCTCCCTGAGGGCCTGGCGGATGTCGCGGACCGGAATCAATTTGAAATCAGGGGAGGGGGATTTGACCCGGACGTTAGCCGGAATGATAGCCTTCTTGAAACCGAGGCGATCTGCCTCAGCCAGCCGGCGCTCAATCTGGGGCACGTTCCTTATCTCGCCGGACAAACCGAGTTCTCCGATGGCGACGAGCGAAGCGTCGACAGGCGCATTTTTGTAGCTGGAGGCGATGGCGAGGGCTGTCGCCAGATCGGCGGCGGGCTCGTCCAGGTGCAGCCCGCCGGTCGCCGAGGCGATGACGTCCTGGGTGCCGAGTTTCAAATAAGCCCGGCGGGAAAGTACGGCGGTGATGATGATCAATCGTCCGAAATCGAGACCGTTGGCGGTGCGGCGGGGCTGGCCGAAGCTGGTCATGTTGGTCAGCGCCTGGATTTCAACGAGTAAAGGCCTTGAGCCCTCGAGAACAGGCACCACAGCCGACCCGACGGTATTCTGACGGTCGCGGGACAGGAAGACTTCCGAGGGGTTCTCGACCTGCCTCAGGCCGTCTTCCTTCATCTCGAAGATACCGACCTCGTTGACCGAGCCGTAACGGTTCTTGATCGAGCGGAGAATGCGGTAGCTGGAGAACGGCTCTCCCTCAAGGTACAGCACGGTGTCGACAATATGCTCGAGGAGCCTCGGTCCGGCGATGGCCCCGTCCTTGGTAACGTGTCCGGCGATGAGCACCGGAGTCTGCGACGATTTTGCCCAGGTGACCAGGCGAGCAGCGCATTCACGGACCTGGGAGACGCCGCCGGGAGCCATCTCGATGTCAGGGGCGTAAACAGTCTGAATCGAATCAATGATGACAAGCGAAGGAGAAAGCTTATCCATCTCGGCAATAATGTTATCGAGGTCGGTCTCATTCAGCAGGTAGAGGCCGTCGCCTTCGATGCCAAGCCTCCTGGCGCGCATCTTGATCTGAGGGCGGGTTTCTTCACCGGA
It contains:
- the radA gene encoding DNA repair protein RadA, whose translation is MPKSRVIFVCSGCGQESAKWQGKCPGCGDWNTLFEQTVAAVKSSSSRKIANNAPQPLPDIEITGNERIALTMGEVNRVLGGGLVPGSLSLVGGEPGIGKSTLLLQVAAQMAELAKSPVLYVSGEETRPQIKMRARRLGIEGDGLYLLNETDLDNIIAEMDKLSPSLVIIDSIQTVYAPDIEMAPGGVSQVRECAARLVTWAKSSQTPVLIAGHVTKDGAIAGPRLLEHIVDTVLYLEGEPFSSYRILRSIKNRYGSVNEVGIFEMKEDGLRQVENPSEVFLSRDRQNTVGSAVVPVLEGSRPLLVEIQALTNMTSFGQPRRTANGLDFGRLIIITAVLSRRAYLKLGTQDVIASATGGLHLDEPAADLATALAIASSYKNAPVDASLVAIGELGLSGEIRNVPQIERRLAEADRLGFKKAIIPANVRVKSPSPDFKLIPVRDIRQALRESLTPGIDGEAPASEETI